Sequence from the Phragmites australis chromosome 6, lpPhrAust1.1, whole genome shotgun sequence genome:
GCGTAGAAATCAACCAAGTCCGCATCCACTATTCATCCGATTTTGTATTTGTATTCGTACGCGTAAGTTTCcagttttaaaaataatatcgaGACGAATTCGACCATATTTTTTTCGTCTTCCGCTCGGCTCCGACGCGCAGCTGGTGCACCGGCTTCACCCACCGCCGGCGAAAAGCACCCTTATTAAGTCCCAGCTCGGCACCGCGCCGCATAGAACGCTGGACACATCTCGAGCTCTGCTCCTCCAGGCTCCAGGCTCCAGCtcccaaaccaaaccaaacccgaCCGGACCATGGCCGGCACGTGCGCGCACGTCGAGTTCCTCAAGGCGCAGCCGGCGTGGGCGCTGGCGCTGGCTGCCGTGGGCCTCCTCgtggccgcccgcgccgccgtccGCCTCGCGCTGTGGGTCTACGCCGCGTTCCTCCGCCCGGGCAAGCCCCTGCGCCGCCGCTACGGCGCCTGGGCCGTCGTCACCGGCGCCACCGACGGCATCGGCCGCGCCATCGCGTTCCGCCTCGCCGCGGCCGGGCTCGGGCTCGTCCTCGTCGGCCGCAACCCGGACAAGCTGGCCGCCGTGGCCGCGGATATCAAGGCCAAGCACCCCAGGGTCCCCGAGGTGCGGACCTTCGTGCTCGACTTCGCCTGCGATGGGCTGGCCGCCGGGGTGGAGGCGCTGAAGGAGGCCATCCGGGGCCTCGACGTGGGGGTCCTCGTCAACAACGCCGGGGTGTCGTACCCGTACGCGCGCTACTTCCACGAGGTGGACGAGGAGCTCATGCGCAGCCTGATCCGGGTCAACGTCGAGGGCGTCACGCGGGTCACGCATGCCGTGCTGCCCGGCATGGTCGAGAGGAAGCGTGGCGCCATCGTCAACATCGGCTCCGGCGCCTCCTCCGTCGTGCCCTCTGATCCGCTCT
This genomic interval carries:
- the LOC133921835 gene encoding very-long-chain 3-oxoacyl-CoA reductase 1-like, with the translated sequence MAGTCAHVEFLKAQPAWALALAAVGLLVAARAAVRLALWVYAAFLRPGKPLRRRYGAWAVVTGATDGIGRAIAFRLAAAGLGLVLVGRNPDKLAAVAADIKAKHPRVPEVRTFVLDFACDGLAAGVEALKEAIRGLDVGVLVNNAGVSYPYARYFHEVDEELMRSLIRVNVEGVTRVTHAVLPGMVERKRGAIVNIGSGASSVVPSDPLYSVYAATKAYVDQFSRCLYVEYKNKGIDVQCQVPLYVATKMASIRKSSFMVPSADTYARAAVRHIGYEPRCTPYWPHSVMWFLISMLPESLVDSVRLNMCIKIRKKGQAKDAKKKAQ